A single Oryza brachyantha chromosome 8, ObraRS2, whole genome shotgun sequence DNA region contains:
- the LOC102719141 gene encoding putative F-box/LRR-repeat protein 23, with the protein MDDLPAPETRDWSQLPLDALSLVFAKLGAVEILMGVGLVCHSWLEAAKVPDAWRCVQIARHEIVMGWPRTKKHLLRAMAKVAVDRSDGRLEVFEGARFVDDELLKYIGARSQSLKSITLFCCPSVSSAGLTELMRNCPLLEDLNLIYGCSSCVGANLFEAIREACPRLACIVIRTEEDLDWNLLVEIATLQQLRRLTLGGFDFSCEQLTAIVDGCPRLEFLDVRYCCCRQMLAGNGALRANCARIKTLRLPPYIDDYYLGQWG; encoded by the exons ATGGACGAcctgccggcgccggagacgagGGACTGGTCGCAGCTGCCGCTGGACGCGCTGTCCCTGGTCTTCGCCAAGCTCGGCGCCGTAGAGATCCTTATGGGCGTGGGCCTCGTGTGCCACTCATGGCTCGAAGCGGCCAAGGTGCCTGATGCGTGGCGATGCGTGCAGATTGCGCGGCACGAGATTGTAATGGGATGGCCGAGGACGAAGAAGCATTTACTGCGGGCAATGGCGAAGGTGGCCGTGGACCGTTCTGATGGCCGGCTTGAGGTGTTTGAAGGGGCACGTTTTGTTGACGATGAGCTGCTCAAGTATATAGGTGCCAG GTCGCAGTCTCTGAAGAGCATTACCCTGTTTTGCTGTCCATCTGTCAGCTCGGCAGGACTCACCGAGCTTATGAGAAACTGTCCTCTTCTGGAGGACCTCAACCTGATCTATGGCTGTTCGTCGTGTGTCGGGGCCAATCTGTTTGAAGCCATCAGGGAAGCGTGCCCGAGGCTGGCATGCATCGTGATTCGCACGGAGGAGGACCTGGACTGGAACCTGCTGGTCGAGATCGCGACGCTGCAGCAGCTGAGACGGCTGACCCTCGGGGGCTTCGATTTCAGCTGCGAGCAGCTGACCGCCATCGTCGATGGCTGCCCTCGCCTTGAGTTTCTTGACGTAcgctactgctgctgccgtCAGATGCTGGCCGGCAACGGCGCCCTGCGAGCAAACTGCGCCAGGATCAAGACGCTCCGGCTGCCCCCTTATATTGATGATTATTATTTGGGACAATGGGGCTAA
- the LOC121055142 gene encoding LOW QUALITY PROTEIN: putative F-box/LRR-repeat protein 9 (The sequence of the model RefSeq protein was modified relative to this genomic sequence to represent the inferred CDS: deleted 1 base in 1 codon), which translates to MDVVVTLPAPETRDWSELPPDALSVVFAKLGAVEILMGAGLVCRSWLRAGKQPRLWRRVDMAHHHAACCAMANVAVDLSDGRLEVFEPNSFVNDDLLVYVADSCQVTVFRKINIMILVNSYTGRSPCVKSLRLECSSPMVSERGLAQLISMTPQLEELVLQWPLHTTHLDVASLGIAKLHQLRHLNVLADNTIDDKKELTNIIDGCPHLELLDVSRSIVFDVVDDVLLAKCATIKITLKPPFFFDIGAIDL; encoded by the exons ATGGACGTCGTGGTgacgctgccggcgccggagacgagGGACTGGTCGGAGCTCCCGCCGGACGCGCTCTCGGTGGTCTTCGCCAAGCTCGGCGCCGTGGAGATCCTCATG GGGGCAGGTCTGGTGTGCCGCTCATGGCTCCGCGCGGGCAAGCAGCCTCGCCTGTGGCGACGCGTCGACATGGCGCACCACCATGCGGCTTGTTGCGCAATGGCGAACGTGGCCGTGGACCTCTCTGACGGCCGGCTGGAGGTGTTCGAGCCGAACAGCTTCGTTAACGATGACCTCCTCGTATATGTTGCCGACAG TTGTCAGGTAACTGTATTTCGGAAGATAAATATAATGATTCTAGTGAATTCGTATACGGGCAGGTCGCCTTGTGTGAAGAGCCTCCGTCTCGAGTGTTCCTCGCCGATGGTCTCCGAAAGGGGATTAGCCCAGCTGATCAGCATGACTCCGCAGCTGGAGGAACTCGTGCTGCAGTGGCCTCTCCATACCACGCACCTCGACGTGGCTTCGCTTGGGATCGCAAAGCTGCACCAGCTGCGGCACCTCAATGTTCTCGCCGACAACACGATCGATGACAAAAAGGAGCTGACGAACATCATCGACGGCTGCCCTCACCTGGAACTTCTCGACGTAAGCAGGTCCATCGTGTTTGACGTCGTCGACGATGTGCTACTAGCCAAGTGTGCCACGATCAAGATCACTCTCAAGCCGCCCTTCTTCTTTGATATTGGTGCTATCGACTTATGA